From Pseudoalteromonas rubra, one genomic window encodes:
- a CDS encoding sensor histidine kinase, with product MTLSLYHRLALTISAVFMLIVSVFVWWTQNLSSVSRAQAEQQLHIGLAEHLAQDNPLLQQGVYDYKALENLFHTLMVLGPAFEFYFVDPSGKLLTYSAKPGEVKRESINLSPLVQLIKSPAKLPIYGDDPRSLDGNKIFSVAPVYNEQKLQGYLYVIIGSSIYDSIVAQLNSSDQLVKQTVWLGVFLLLLFLTLLLLFRFMTKPLKRLNHYIHTVEHHKFDIKQAPLLSWEQQDNEIHQLGNGINTMLQTINQQMSQLTAVDEQRRQLLAHLSHDLRTPLASLQGYLELVERGAATSGEMQRYMSIALKNCTQLKNLIDQIFELAHLESGHTQVHFEVFNMGELIYDVLAKFALKAQQADITLHVTPTECDFVVYSDIAKLERIMSNLIENALRHTPAGGAISIVVTTKEGGYDIAIQDTGEGISPKELPYIFEARYQASNSKGCKKTHAGLGLAITARLLRLLKSEIKVNSQLGEGSEFVFQVRGTE from the coding sequence ATGACCCTTTCACTTTATCATCGTCTGGCGTTGACAATTTCAGCCGTCTTCATGCTGATCGTGTCTGTCTTTGTATGGTGGACACAAAACCTGTCATCCGTTTCTCGTGCTCAGGCAGAGCAACAGCTGCACATTGGACTGGCAGAGCATCTGGCGCAGGATAACCCCTTGTTACAACAGGGTGTATACGACTATAAAGCACTAGAAAACCTGTTTCATACCTTAATGGTACTGGGTCCGGCGTTTGAATTTTATTTTGTCGACCCCAGCGGAAAGTTACTGACCTACTCGGCAAAACCCGGCGAAGTAAAACGTGAGTCAATTAACCTGAGCCCGCTGGTGCAGCTGATTAAATCACCTGCTAAGCTCCCGATTTATGGGGATGACCCCCGCTCCCTTGATGGCAACAAGATCTTCTCCGTGGCACCTGTGTATAACGAGCAAAAATTGCAGGGGTATCTGTATGTCATTATCGGCTCGTCAATTTATGACTCGATTGTGGCGCAACTCAATAGTTCAGATCAACTGGTGAAACAGACCGTGTGGTTAGGGGTCTTTCTGCTACTATTATTTCTCACTCTGCTGCTGTTGTTCCGTTTTATGACCAAACCGCTAAAACGGCTTAATCACTATATTCATACCGTTGAACACCATAAATTTGATATCAAACAAGCCCCCCTGCTCAGCTGGGAGCAACAAGATAACGAGATCCACCAACTCGGCAATGGCATTAACACTATGCTGCAAACCATCAATCAGCAGATGTCACAACTCACGGCGGTAGATGAACAACGCCGCCAGTTACTTGCCCACTTGTCACACGACTTGCGCACACCGCTGGCCTCTTTACAGGGGTACCTGGAACTGGTTGAGCGAGGTGCCGCCACATCAGGTGAAATGCAACGCTATATGAGTATTGCATTGAAGAACTGTACGCAACTTAAAAATCTGATTGATCAAATCTTTGAACTGGCGCACCTGGAATCCGGCCACACCCAGGTACACTTTGAGGTCTTCAATATGGGTGAACTGATATACGATGTGCTGGCCAAATTTGCCCTCAAGGCACAACAAGCCGACATCACACTGCACGTCACCCCCACTGAATGTGACTTTGTGGTCTACTCAGACATCGCTAAACTGGAAAGGATAATGAGTAACCTGATTGAAAATGCGCTGCGCCATACACCGGCTGGCGGCGCCATCTCCATCGTAGTGACCACCAAAGAGGGTGGCTATGACATCGCTATTCAGGATACCGGCGAGGGGATCAGCCCCAAAGAGCTGCCCTATATCTTTGAGGCACGCTACCAGGCCAGCAACAGTAAAGGCTGTAAAAAGACCCATGCAGGTCTGGGACTGGCTATCACGGCTAGGTTGTTACGGCTTTTGAAATCGGAGATTAAGGTCAACAGCCAACTGGGTGAAGGCAGTGAGTTTGTGTTTCAGGTGCGTGGCACTGAGTGA
- a CDS encoding response regulator transcription factor gives MQQNVLIVEDDADIADLLRVHLNELDLGVDHLASGDLVMPQLTNQHYAIVILDIMLPEVDGLTLCREIKTRYPKISVIMMTSKSSEMDRIIGLEMGADDYICKPFSYREFQARVKAQLRHIKLLQEPQQQPTSSTTNPVVIGQLHIDPHYHELTLKQTPVDLTATEFDLVLFFARHPNQVFSRAQLLESVWGYDHLGYEHTVNSHINRIRNKFEQITEHAIIETVWGVGYKLNAKPLQQEMQ, from the coding sequence ATGCAGCAAAACGTGCTTATCGTTGAAGACGATGCTGATATTGCCGACCTGTTACGCGTTCATCTGAACGAGTTGGATCTCGGCGTTGATCACCTTGCCAGTGGAGATCTGGTTATGCCACAACTGACCAATCAACATTATGCCATCGTGATACTCGATATCATGCTGCCTGAAGTAGACGGTCTGACGCTGTGCCGGGAAATCAAAACTCGCTACCCTAAAATTAGCGTGATCATGATGACCTCCAAAAGCAGTGAAATGGATCGGATCATTGGTCTTGAAATGGGCGCAGATGACTACATTTGCAAGCCATTTAGCTACCGGGAGTTTCAGGCCCGAGTCAAGGCCCAGCTCAGACACATCAAACTGTTGCAAGAGCCACAGCAACAACCTACCTCAAGCACAACCAACCCGGTGGTCATTGGCCAGCTGCATATTGATCCCCATTATCACGAGCTAACACTTAAACAAACCCCCGTCGACCTCACCGCGACTGAATTTGATTTAGTGCTGTTTTTTGCCCGGCACCCCAATCAGGTATTTTCCCGGGCCCAGTTACTGGAATCAGTCTGGGGCTATGATCATCTTGGATATGAGCACACCGTTAATTCTCATATCAATCGTATTCGCAATAAATTTGAGCAAATAACTGAACACGCCATCATAGAAACAGTGTGGGGTGTAGGCTATAAACTCAATGCCAAACCGCTACAGCAGGAAATGCAATGA
- a CDS encoding spondin domain-containing protein — MKLFRLTLPAACLVLAACGSDNDDNMPVTMPDDDMNMVDDPAPADPDPADPDPTDPTDPTDPTDPTPTTVELMITATNLTYAQPLSPIAVALHQEGQFWQLGEPAIDALEVLAEGGDSSGLLALDVVQSQASATAPLPPGQKTELTLTHDSLDGQKLSLISMMVNTNDGFTGLNALDVSAMTVGQVMTYTTHAYDAGTEANTEAQGTIPGPADGGTGFSAEREALNKVAMHPGVVGVDDGLTTSVLTSSHKFDNPLMTVTITRTK, encoded by the coding sequence ATGAAATTATTCAGACTCACCCTGCCTGCGGCCTGCTTAGTACTGGCCGCCTGTGGCAGCGATAACGACGATAACATGCCCGTCACTATGCCCGATGATGATATGAACATGGTCGATGACCCGGCCCCTGCTGATCCAGATCCTGCAGACCCGGATCCAACTGATCCGACTGACCCAACAGATCCAACAGACCCCACGCCAACCACAGTGGAGTTAATGATCACAGCCACTAACCTGACTTACGCTCAGCCGCTGTCTCCCATTGCTGTCGCGCTGCATCAGGAAGGACAATTCTGGCAACTGGGCGAGCCGGCAATCGATGCACTGGAAGTGCTAGCAGAGGGCGGAGATAGCAGCGGCCTGCTTGCACTCGATGTAGTGCAAAGCCAGGCTTCTGCAACAGCGCCTCTACCACCGGGACAAAAAACCGAGCTGACTCTGACCCATGACTCCCTGGATGGACAAAAGTTGTCTTTGATTTCCATGATGGTGAATACAAATGATGGCTTTACCGGTCTTAATGCTTTGGATGTGTCTGCAATGACAGTCGGTCAAGTGATGACTTACACGACACATGCCTATGACGCGGGCACAGAAGCCAATACGGAAGCCCAGGGCACTATACCAGGTCCGGCCGATGGTGGCACAGGATTTAGTGCTGAGAGAGAAGCGTTAAACAAGGTGGCCATGCACCCTGGCGTGGTTGGTGTGGATGACGGGCTGACAACGTCGGTATTAACAAGCAGCCATAAATTCGACAACCCGCTAATGACGGTTACCATTACCAGAACCAAGTAG